Proteins found in one Elephas maximus indicus isolate mEleMax1 chromosome 11, mEleMax1 primary haplotype, whole genome shotgun sequence genomic segment:
- the C11H18orf63 gene encoding uncharacterized protein C18orf63 homolog, with amino-acid sequence MNDSRQQSLFFISLPDLHRLCVVRIILSNGVADTEIRSTQMKMCRQLLFLHQDILTSPVPGILNQIWVVMAIAFYKAGKLSAYAEKCGAKVEAPQRVIPVILQNCLSYSLTARLAPAWNKTGHLLVQGKDFLSQMGKQNAVVLDINVTETQVCLSIEACTIRLPPPELGEFGIPESVINDFETNKNAVIERHSILSNWCYVLPSMKMGQIVNILHTTPPDCPFHSYTDVQMHWDDLYGYKLPEDCGNIKIYCSIYFRMIGDRVFTYPLSCIRSQPVQFFPRVDLEGVLKSFLSDLKSKLPHICGFSIKMTNKPCYYTQELTKPHIQENKIKPSNLTTKKTFRASLTQATSIKPALVQSLLACSVAADHKVELSVSQPKPGILPTLHPKPESVQSRQMSLPKKVPQMHLEVSKPSGRNTQVRDTHLSSQSEISPKFIPIFKNRLLQMNKNISGPGNLKIKQHVVTESKLLSPKTGVIQLNLGSTVKKRSNGNIQMLIGNLNQKNSRPLQEKNIESCSKMRKYPPSNRKSLIENVNESKQLCDNSVFQMSDNNSSVIKSAVDFQVNAKENLTSKYITQILGKVHGSVKMKRQPYIFESDTEMENPQLLQQQSVNQTNEDDVIIHRLILSQTAYRSKRKLCQESSRTSSKHHSNTGLHYGQSSATRNQVPDQENPKPKKPFIIPKA; translated from the exons ATGAATGATTCTAGACAGcagtcactgttcttcatcagtcttccagATTTACACAGACTCTGTGTTGTCAGGATAATATTGAGTAATGGTGTAGCAGATACCGAGATTAGGAGTACACAAATGAAGATGTGCAG GCAATTGCTCTTTCTGCACCAAGATATTCTTACATCACCTGTGCCGGGAATTTTAAACCAGATTTGGGTGGTGATGGCG ATAGCATTTTATAAAGCTGGAAAGCTTAGTGCCTATGCCGAGAAATGTGGAGCTAAG GTGGAGGCTCCACAAAGAGTAATTCCTGTAATTCTTCAAAACTGCCTTTCATATTCACTCACAGCTAGACTTGCTCCAGCCTGGAATAAAACTGGTCATCTCTTGGTTCAAG gaaaagattTTCTTTCTCAGATGGGAAAGCAAAATGCTGTTG TATTAGACATCAATGTAACAGAAACTCAAGTTTGTTTGAGTATCGAGGCTTGCACAATTAGACTGCCACCACCTGAG CTAGGAGAATTTGGTATTCCTGAGAGTGTTATAAATGATTTTGAAACTAACAAGAATGCTGTCATCGAGAGACATTCCATTTTAAGCAACTGGTGCTATGTTTTGCCAAG CATGAAAATGGGACAGATAGTAAATATTCTTCACACCACCCCCCCTGACTGTCCATTTCACTCATACACAGATGTCCAGATGCACTgggatgacctg TATGGCTATAAACTTCCAGAAGATTgtggaaatattaaaatatactgcAGCATCTATTTCAGAATGATTGGAGACAGAGTCTTCAC ATACCCTCTCAGTTGCATCAGAAGCCAGCCGGTACAGTTTTTTCCAAGAGTGGATTTGGAAGGTGTGTTGAAAAGTTTTCTTTCAGATTTGAAATCTAAACTCCCCCATATATGTGGattttccataaagatgacaaatAAACCATGCTACTACACACAAGAACTAACTAAACCTCATATACAG GAAAACAAAATCAAGCCATCCAATTTGACCACTAAAAAAACATTCAGGGCTTCTCTGACTCAAGCCACTTCCATAAAACCTGCCTTGGTCCAAAGTCTCCTAGCATGTTCAGTAGCAGCGGACCACAAGGTGGAGCTTTCCGTCAGCCAGCCAAAGCCAGGCATCCTCCCAACCCTGCATCCGAAGCCAGAATCTGTTCAGAGCAGACAGATGTCCCTGCCCAAAAAGGTACCACAAATGCATCTGGAAGTGTCAAAGCCCAGTGGAAGAAATACTCAAGTTCGAGACACACATCTTAGCTCCCAAAGTGAAATCAGCCCTAAATTCATAccaattttcaaaaatagattgttACAGATGAACAAAAATATCTCAGGACCTGGCAACCTGAAAATAAAACAGCATGTTGTTACAGAATCTAAGTTGCTTTCACCTAAAACTGGTGTGATCCAGTTGAACTTAGGTTCAACTGTAAAGAAAAGATCTAATGGTAACATTCAGATGCTCATTGGAAATTTAAATCAGAAGAATTCCAGACCtctgcaagaaaaaaatattgagtcctgttcaaagatgagaaaatatcctcCTTCTAATAGAAAATCATTGATTGAGAATGTAAATGAAAGTAAACAACTATGTGATAATTCAGTATTTCAGATGTCAGATAACAATTCAAGTGTAATAAAAAGTGCTGTCGACTTCCAAGTGAACGCAAAAGAAAATTTAACGAGTAAATATATAACACAAATTTTAGGGAAAGTCCATGGGTcagtaaaaatgaaaagacaaccatACATTTTTGAATCAGACACAGAAATGGAAAATCCCCAACTACTACAACAACAATCAGTAAATCAGACTAATGAAGATGATGTAATAATCCACAGGCTGATATTGAGCCAAACAGCCTACAGATCTAAAAGAAAATTATGTCAAGAATCTTCAAGAACTTCAAGTAAGCATCATTCCAATACTGGCCTTCATTATGGGCAGTCCAGTGCTACTagaaaccag GTACCTGACCAGGAAAACCCAAAACCTAAGAAACCTTTCATCATTCCTAAAGCTTAG